A window of the Actinomycetota bacterium genome harbors these coding sequences:
- a CDS encoding cell wall-binding repeat-containing protein produces the protein MPGLTHNFRRYLATPLLVLAIVFAACVFATPPDYARAVWTVDSGTVDAKLNTVTFVDPTTGFAAGESGTILKTVDGGLSWRLVHQAPDHNITGIGFRDASAGWAVTFAGAVFATTNSGESWNPVSTDLAGGFYVAETIYDLAVAGTSTIMAVGGAQEIQPAVWESRNGHGDWGPAVLLAGSYDPPPDADPFPKDGLGVFYGIDAVTPSRVWAVGIDFLREPHRAVVWRFDGGNWSEQSFAGGSLPFYDLSFSDESRGVAVGAQGRIRRTVDGGATWEPSGSGTFSDLRAVSIVRGGTSGFAVGSGGVILRTPDAGLSWTTTQPLLAHVNFEDVYAIDSNTAVAVGNSGHIFRTSDGGLTWSAPPAPQPPLPLRVSGRDRFLTAIEAAKVTFGSSEMNPGPDGRRTVIIASGRNWPDALAASGLAGALDAPLLLTEPASLPVEVATYIGQLKADRAIIVGGSGAVSDSVRDTLIRLLGWDNVRRLGGVNRYETTHQIASATVSPPRSTPWDGTAFVATGLNFPDALAAAPLAAARGVPIYLAPNTGISSTTILEMKKAGVRRVYLLGGTGVVSGVTESRINGANIEVAGRLGGDDRFATARAIAEHSLGEGLSISRVALATGRDFPDALAGGVLQGHTGSVLLLTESSVLHEDARTVLHRNVGKIKEIRLIGGEMVLTEHVREQAVSAASP, from the coding sequence ATGCCAGGACTCACTCATAACTTCAGGAGATATTTAGCGACACCATTGCTTGTGCTGGCGATTGTTTTCGCCGCTTGCGTATTTGCGACGCCACCGGATTATGCCCGCGCGGTATGGACGGTGGATTCCGGTACAGTAGATGCCAAACTGAACACCGTGACGTTCGTGGATCCCACGACAGGGTTTGCGGCGGGCGAATCGGGCACGATATTGAAAACGGTCGATGGCGGCTTGAGCTGGCGATTGGTTCATCAAGCCCCAGACCATAACATTACCGGCATAGGATTTCGTGATGCGTCTGCGGGCTGGGCGGTGACTTTCGCCGGCGCGGTTTTTGCGACGACCAATTCCGGCGAATCCTGGAACCCGGTTTCGACCGATCTGGCCGGCGGGTTTTATGTGGCGGAAACGATATATGACCTCGCGGTAGCCGGGACATCGACAATCATGGCCGTTGGAGGAGCGCAAGAAATACAGCCGGCGGTTTGGGAAAGCCGAAACGGCCATGGCGATTGGGGGCCGGCCGTGTTGCTGGCTGGCTCTTACGATCCACCACCGGACGCTGATCCGTTTCCGAAAGATGGGCTTGGAGTCTTTTACGGTATCGATGCTGTCACTCCGAGCCGGGTGTGGGCCGTTGGTATCGATTTCCTGCGGGAACCTCACAGGGCTGTGGTTTGGCGGTTTGATGGCGGGAACTGGTCCGAACAAAGTTTCGCGGGAGGATCCCTGCCCTTCTACGACTTGTCTTTTAGTGATGAGAGCCGCGGAGTCGCCGTCGGTGCTCAGGGCAGGATTCGGCGTACTGTAGACGGAGGTGCCACATGGGAGCCGTCCGGGTCGGGGACCTTCTCGGACCTCAGGGCAGTCTCTATCGTCCGTGGTGGTACGAGCGGCTTTGCAGTGGGATCCGGCGGGGTCATTCTAAGGACGCCGGACGCCGGGCTGAGCTGGACGACGACACAGCCTTTGCTTGCTCATGTGAACTTCGAAGATGTATACGCGATCGACAGTAATACCGCTGTGGCGGTTGGAAATAGCGGTCATATTTTTCGGACAAGTGACGGGGGATTGACCTGGAGCGCCCCACCTGCGCCGCAGCCGCCTTTGCCTCTAAGAGTGTCTGGGCGAGACCGTTTTCTGACAGCAATAGAGGCGGCGAAGGTGACTTTTGGTTCATCCGAGATGAACCCGGGGCCCGACGGGCGAAGGACGGTGATCATCGCATCCGGCAGGAACTGGCCCGATGCGCTCGCGGCCTCCGGGCTGGCCGGCGCGCTGGACGCGCCGCTTTTGCTCACCGAACCGGCTTCTTTGCCGGTAGAGGTCGCTACGTATATCGGGCAGCTTAAAGCTGACAGGGCGATCATCGTAGGGGGTTCGGGCGCGGTTTCCGATAGCGTGAGAGATACGCTAATAAGACTGCTAGGATGGGATAATGTCCGGCGCTTGGGTGGGGTGAATCGATATGAGACTACGCATCAGATCGCCTCGGCAACGGTTTCGCCCCCACGGAGTACGCCTTGGGATGGCACTGCATTCGTCGCGACGGGACTAAACTTCCCTGACGCGCTTGCCGCGGCGCCTCTGGCGGCGGCGCGGGGAGTTCCGATATACCTGGCCCCAAACACCGGAATTTCCTCGACCACGATTTTAGAGATGAAAAAAGCCGGTGTGCGCAGAGTCTATCTTCTCGGAGGAACAGGCGTCGTGAGCGGAGTGACCGAATCGCGAATCAATGGCGCGAACATTGAGGTCGCAGGTCGCTTGGGGGGAGATGATCGGTTTGCCACAGCTCGAGCAATAGCGGAGCACTCTTTGGGTGAGGGACTTTCCATCTCTAGAGTGGCGCTAGCGACTGGCCGTGATTTTCCGGACGCGCTCGCAGGTGGTGTCCTGCAGGGTCATACGGGATCGGTGTTGCTTCTGACCGAAAGCTCCGTACTGCACGAAGATGCCCGCACAGTGCTTCACCGCAATGTCGGCAAAATCAAAGAGATCCGGCTTATAGGAGGAGAAATGGTTCTTACAGAACATGTTCGCGAGCAGGCTGTCAGTGCCGCCTCGCCGTGA